A segment of the Anaerolineae bacterium genome:
GTAATTCGGGATGCTCCTGAGCGTAGCCGTACACCGCGGCGTTGGCCCGGTGGATCGCGTTAACCAAACGCTGGCCGGGGTCGGGCGCGGGGTCGTGGTAGTAGTGGAACATAATTTCTCGCACCACCATCCTGCTGGCCTGCTGGCCGCCCACGTGCCCGCCCATGCCGTCGGCCACAATCCAGAGCGGCCCCATTTGCGTGGCGCGTTCGGCAATCTGGGCATACAGATTTGGGTCCTGTTTGGCCACCTCCTTCAAGTCCAGGTAAGAGTCCTCATTGGCCTGACGCTGCTGACCAATATTGCTTTCGCCGTAGGGCTGAATTTTAATGGGGCTGCGGGCCGCGGCCGGTTTACTGCGGGGGTTACGTTTGGGTTTTTTGGTCATATTATGCGCCTCTCTATCTTTTTTGTAGTTGCCTCAGGCATGTCATTTCGAGGAGCGTAGCGACGAGAAATCTTTTCAAAGCCGTACCTTTAGAAAGAGATTTCTCAGCCTGACGGCCTCGAAATGACATTTTTAGAAACCTTTGTCAGGATGGCTAAATAGAAACTTTTTTTTAAACTAATAAGGTTGTCCATTTTCATCCAAAATCTTTTCGGGATTGGTCAAAAACAGGTAGGTGTTATCGGCTTTCTGCCACTGCCCCCGGATAAAAAACGGGGGAGAAAAGGGTATTTGCGGCAGAACGGTTTCCGGGGCCTGGTTAAAACGGATGTAAAAAGCGTTCTGGTTGGATAAACTGGTCTGCACCAAAACCTCCTGCCCGGTGGGCGAAAATTGGTCGCACCACAGATACCAGTTGACGCCATTGTACGGAAAGGCTTCGGCCTCGATGAAATCGGCTTCCACGTGTTGGGGGTCGGCGGCGGGCCGCCGGCCGTATACCACCACCAGGTTGTACAACAAGGGCGCAGATTCCGGAAAAGTTTTGCCGCCGCCGGGCCGGCAGTAAACCAGATATTGCCCGCCGGTGTTGCGCGCCGTTAATTGCCACACCTCGCCCTGCCGGGCGACCCGTTCCAGCCGGCCGCTAAACAATAAACCGGGCACAGGCGGCGAGGTTATGACCGGCTGCGGCGGTTCGTAGGGCAGGTCGTTGGTGAAAAAGAAGCGGACCACGGCCGCCAGGATGACCACCGCCAGCAGGCCCAGCCCCAGGGCCATCAAGGCCAGCCCGGGCCAGGCTCGCTCCGAGCGGTCCAGTAAATTTGTCAACCAAAAACGGCGCGCCCCGGATTTGGGCCGGTATCCCACCAGCGCGGTAATGTTATCCGGGCCGCCGCGCTGATTGCTGCGGGCTACCAATTGCTCGGCAGCCTGCTGCGGCGGGGCCTGGGCCAGGATGGCGGCAATCTCCTGGTCGCTCAAGCAGTTGGTCAGCCCATCGGTGCAGAGCAAAAAGGTGTCGCCGGGTTGCCAGGGATAGGCGCCAATGGAAACGTCAACCGCCGGCCGCCGGCCCAGGGCGCGGGTCAAGACCCCTTTTTGTTCGTGTTGGGCGGCTTCCTGGGGGGTCAGCACGCCCGCCTTCACCTGGCCGGCCACCCAGGTATCATCTTCGGTCAAACGCTGAAAACGGCGGTGGCGCAGCAGGTAGGCCCGGCTGTCGCCCACGTGGGCAATCATCAGCCGGTTTTGATAAATCAGCGCGGCCACCAGGGTGGTGCCCATGCCCTGCCATTCAGGCAGTTGGGCGCGCTGATACACGGCCTGGTTGGCGGCCTGGACAGCGGTCTCAAGGACCTGGGCCAATGCCTGCCGCGGTTGGTTATTGGCGGCTTGGTAAAAAACGGTTTGCACTGTTTCCACGGCCAATTGGCTGGCCACGTCGCCGGCCCGGTGGCCGCCCATGCCATCGGCCACTACCCACAGCCTCCCTTGCCGGCGGAGAACGCCGGCCGGCCGGCGCGGCGGCAGCCCCAGGGCGTCTTCGTTATGTTCGCGGGCGCGGCCGGGGTCGGTGCAAAAGCCGATTTGGATGGCTGAAGCGGCCTTTCCTTTCATTGTTATCTTACCTGTACCCTGGTTTGTCCCAGGCGCAGGTCATCGCCGGGGTGTAGATAAGCTTGCGACACCCGGCGGCCATTAACCAAAACGCCATACCGGCTGCGATTGTCATACACCTGCAAATATCCCTGTTTGGGGCCAATCCAACAATGATGCCGCGAGACCATGGCGTCGTGTAAGCAGAGTTGGCAATCGTGGCTGCGCCCCACCCAGCAGCCGGATTGGTGCACCGGCAGCCGGTAGATGGAGCCATCGGGATTGGTGATTTTAAGCGACCAAGCGGTGGGCAAA
Coding sequences within it:
- a CDS encoding Stp1/IreP family PP2C-type Ser/Thr phosphatase, with amino-acid sequence MKGKAASAIQIGFCTDPGRAREHNEDALGLPPRRPAGVLRRQGRLWVVADGMGGHRAGDVASQLAVETVQTVFYQAANNQPRQALAQVLETAVQAANQAVYQRAQLPEWQGMGTTLVAALIYQNRLMIAHVGDSRAYLLRHRRFQRLTEDDTWVAGQVKAGVLTPQEAAQHEQKGVLTRALGRRPAVDVSIGAYPWQPGDTFLLCTDGLTNCLSDQEIAAILAQAPPQQAAEQLVARSNQRGGPDNITALVGYRPKSGARRFWLTNLLDRSERAWPGLALMALGLGLLAVVILAAVVRFFFTNDLPYEPPQPVITSPPVPGLLFSGRLERVARQGEVWQLTARNTGGQYLVYCRPGGGKTFPESAPLLYNLVVVYGRRPAADPQHVEADFIEAEAFPYNGVNWYLWCDQFSPTGQEVLVQTSLSNQNAFYIRFNQAPETVLPQIPFSPPFFIRGQWQKADNTYLFLTNPEKILDENGQPY
- a CDS encoding FHA domain-containing protein codes for the protein MKNIIEIAMGVVLGQALWGCAPFILLALLFGGCLVFAVSAEYWWVILLVIAVIALLNLGTGGAQRRHTMGHYATRLTGYRPRPYRLPTAWSLKITNPDGSIYRLPVHQSGCWVGRSHDCQLCLHDAMVSRHHCWIGPKQGYLQVYDNRSRYGVLVNGRRVSQAYLHPGDDLRLGQTRVQVR